The following are encoded together in the Glycine max cultivar Williams 82 chromosome 8, Glycine_max_v4.0, whole genome shotgun sequence genome:
- the LOC100775907 gene encoding uncharacterized protein, protein MGSNMNWDFIWVLLLTLCCCCCSFGHSLDNTAAASESLNSLVQDFAFRSLVKHRPQTGALYDALLPRNLSGMDVSVVRLRSRRLWNKGANFSYFRIPPRTMSIPHVRRLAIVYQNLGNWSSHYYNLPGYSFISSVVGFMVFDASNVTDTSERNLTLNTMGQPISIQFPNITFMARGSNSINTRVRCVAFNDNGTFQLTEMSSPGVCNSRDQGHFSVVLPLEKRRGTWYLWVIGFVVGFFGLIIVGYVVFSSRRLLKTKRIQVMEKQASEDQVLESRWVGNSKMPSATVTRTQPVLENGVL, encoded by the coding sequence ATGGGATCCAACATGAACTGGGATTTCATCTGGGTGTTGCTTCTCACCttgtgttgttgctgctgctccTTCGGGCACAGCTTGGACAACACTGCTGCTGCAAGTGAATCATTGAATTCCTTGGTTCAAGATTTTGCTTTCAGGTCACTGGTCAAACACAGGCCTCAAACTGGTGCTCTGTATGATGCTCTTCTTCCAAGGAATCTGTCTGGTATGGATGTTTCAGTAGTCCGTCTCAGAAGCAGAAGGCTCTGGAACAAAGGTGCCAACTTTAGCTACTTTCGGATCCCACCAAGAACCATGTCCATTCCCCATGTCAGGAGGTTGGCCATTGTCTACCAAAACTTGGGCAACTGGTCTTCCCACTACTACAATTTGCCAGGTTACTCATTCATTTCTTCTGTTGTTGGCTTCATGGTTTTTGATGCCTCAAATGTAACAGACACAAGTGAGAGAAACCTCACTCTCAACACAATGGGGCAGCCCATATCTATTCAATTTCCCAACATTACATTTATGGCTAGGGGTAGCAATAGCATCAACACAAGGGTGAGATGTGTAGCTTTCAATGACAATGGAACATTTCAGCTTACTGAGATGAGTTCCCCTGGAGTGTGTAACTCCAGAGACCAGGGTCACTTTTCAGTTGTACTCCCATTGGAGAAGAGGCGGGGAACATGGTATCTTTGGGTGATTGGCTTTGTTGTTGGATTTTTTGGGTTGATCATAGTGGGATATGTGGTTTTTTCTTCTAGAAGACTTCTCAAGACCAAGAGGATTCAAGTCATGGAAAAACAAGCCAGTGAAGATCAGGTTCTAGAAAGTAGATGGGTTGGCAATAGTAAAATGCCCTCCGCAACAGTGACAAGAACTCAACCAGTTCTTGAGAACGGTGTTCTTTAG
- the LOC100803740 gene encoding 6-phosphogluconate dehydrogenase, decarboxylating 3, chloroplastic yields the protein MESAALSRIGLAGLAVMGQNLALNIAEKGFPISVYNRTASKVDETVDRARNEGSLPLTGQYTPRDFVLSLQRPRSVIILVKAGAPVDQTIAALSDHLDPGDCIIDGGNEWYENTERRMSLVADKGLLYLGMGVSGGEDGARHGPSLMPGGSHQAYSNVQDILHKIAAQVEDGPCVTYIGEGGSGNFVKMVHNGIEYGDMQLISEAYDVLKHVGGLSNSELADIFAEWNRGELESFLIEITADIFKVKDEDGEGFLVDKILDKTGMKGTGKWTVQQAAELSIAAPTIAASLDCRYLSGLKEERESAAAVLKEAGLSDELGRVSVSGVDKKRLIDDVRQALYASKICSYAQGMNLLRAKSNEKGWNLNLGELARIWKGGCIIRAVFLDRIKKAYQRNPNLASLIVDPEFAREMVQRQAAWRRVVGLAVSAGISTPGMCASLAYFDTYRRARLPANLVQAQRDLFGAHTYERVDRPGAFHTEWTKLARKSGTGVGALN from the coding sequence ATGGAATCCGCAGCTCTGTCGCGCATAGGCCTGGCGGGCCTGGCCGTGATGGGCCAAAACCTAGCCCTGAACATCGCGGAAAAGGGGTTTCCTATCTCCGTCTACAACCGCACAGCCTCGAAAGTGGACGAGACCGTAGATCGGGCCCGCAACGAGGGCTCCCTCCCTCTCACGGGCCAATACACCCCTCGCGACTTCGTTCTCTCCCTCCAGCGCCCTAGATCCGTCATCATCCTCGTCAAGGCCGGCGCCCCCGTCGACCAAACCATCGCCGCCCTCTCCGACCACCTCGACCCCGGCGACTGCATCATCGACGGCGGCAACGAGTGGTACGAGAACACCGAGCGCCGCATGAGCCTCGTCGCCGACAAAGGCCTCCTCTACCTCGGCATGGGCGTCTCCGGCGGCGAAGACGGCGCACGCCACGGCCCCTCCCTCATGCCCGGTGGGTCCCACCAGGCCTACTCCAACGTCCAGGACATCCTCCACAAAATCGCCGCCCAGGTCGAGGACGGCCCCTGCGTCACTTACATCGGCGAGGGAGGCTCCGGAAACTTCGTCAAAATGGTCCACAACGGAATCGAATACGGCGACATGCAACTCATCTCTGAAGCCTACGATGTTTTGAAGCACGTCGGTGGCTTGTCGAATTCCGAGCTTGCAGATATTTTCGCCGAGTGGAACCGAGGGGAACTTGAGAGTTTCTTAATTGAAATTACCGCAGATATTTttaaagtgaaggatgaagatggTGAAGGGTTTTTGGTGGATAAGATTTTGGATAAGACCGGGATGAAGGGGACCGGGAAATGGACGGTGCAGCAGGCGGCGGAGCTTTCGATAGCGGCGCCCACGATTGCGGCTTCGTTGGATTGCCGGTACTTGAGTGGGTTGAAGGAGGAGAGGGAGAGTGCCGCAGCGGTGTTGAAGGAGGCGGGATTGAGTGATGAATTGGGGAGGGTTAGTGTGAGTGGGGTGGATAAGAAGAGGTTGATTGATGATGTGAGGCAGGCTTTGTATGCTTCCAAGATTTGTAGCTATGCTCAGGGGATGAATTTGTTGAGGGCTAAGAGCAATGAGAAAGGGTGGAACTTGAATTTGGGGGAATTGGCTAGGATTTGGAAGGGAGGGTGCATCATAAGGGCGGTGTTCTTGGACAGAATCAAGAAGGCCTATCAGAGGAACCCTAATTTGGCTAGCTTGATAGTGGACCCGGAGTTCGCCAGGGAAATGGTGCAGAGGCAGGCTGCGTGGAGGAGGGTTGTGGGGTTGGCGGTTTCAGCTGGGATTAGTACTCCCGGAATGTGTGCCAGTCTTGCTTACTTTGATACCTATCGGAGGGCAAGGCTGCCGGCAAACCTTGTTCAGGCTCAGAGGGACTTGTTTGGGGCGCATACTTATGAGAGGGTTGATCGCCCCGGGGCTTTTCATACCGAGTGGACGAAGCTCGCCCGCAAGAGTGGGACTGGAGTTGGTGCACTCAATTGA
- the LOC106794127 gene encoding V-type proton ATPase subunit E, whose product MNDADVSKQIQQMVRFIRQEAEEKANEISVSAEEEFNIEKLQLVEAEKKKTRQEYERKERQVEIRKKIEYSMQLNASRIKVLQAQDDVISSMKEAASKELLHVSHHHHLTLTHHDHVYRNLLKDLIIQCLLRLKEPSVLLRCRKDDLHLVEHVLDSAAQEYAEKVNVDPPEIIVDNQVYLPPGPHHHNSHDLYCSGGVVLASRDGKIVCENTLDARLDVVFRKKLPEIRNQLFGQVVA is encoded by the exons ATGAACGACGCAGACGTCTCAAAGCAAATCCAGCAGATGGTTCGGTTCATCCGCCAGGAAGCTGAGGAAAAAGCCAATGAGATCTCTGTCTCCGCCGAAGAG GAATTCAATATCGAGAAGCTGCAGTTAGTCGAAGCCGAGAAGAAGAAGACCAGGCAAGAGTACGAACGCAAAGAACGCCAAGTCGAAATTCGCAAGAAGAT TGAGTACTCAATGCAGCTGAATGCTTCTCGGATCAAAGTTCTTCAAGCTCAAGATGACGTGATCAGTTCCATGAAAGAAGCTGCATCCAAGGAACTGTTGCATGtgagtcatcatcatcatttgacTTTGACTCATCATGATCATGTGTACAGAAACCTTCTGAAAGATCTCATTATTCAG TGTTTGCTTAGACTGAAAGAACCTTCTGTCTTATTGAGATGTCGGAAAGATGACCTGCACTTGGTAGAGCATGTGCTGGATTCAGCTGCACAGGAGTATGCTGAGAAAGTAAATGTTGATCCCCCAGAGATCATTGTTGACAACCAAGTCTATCTTCCACCTGGACCCCATCATCACAACTCTCATGATCTCTACTG CTCTGGTGGGGTGGTGTTGGCTTCTCGTGATGGAAAGATTGTGTGTGAAAATACTCTTGATGCACGACTTGATGTAGTGTTCCGTAAAAAGCTTCCAGAG ATCCGAAATCAGCTCTTTGGACAAGTTGTTGCTTGA